In Clostridium swellfunianum, a genomic segment contains:
- a CDS encoding flotillin family protein: MFDLNSLFIPGIIVGVILLLILSVFSMWKRVPQDKALVVTGLRKRVITGGGGFVIPLLERTDRISLENMQIETRIDGALTSQGVGIVADGVAIVKVKSDTESILSAAEQFNTSNGLQHTIQVIEHTTKNVLEGKLREIVSKMTVEEIYKDREKFASHVQEVAALDLAQMGLELKVLTIKDISDRNGYLEALGKPRIAAVKRDALIAEAEAAKETKIKTAEAVRLGEAAKILSETQIAESNKEKELKVQAYRKDQEIAKATSDLAYEIESNKVKKEVTETQMQVEITRKQREKELADAAVQVEITKKEREIELAEKEALRKERELEATVKKQAEADKYRQVQVADSVRYKEIADAEARAKSIELEGKAKADALRLQGMAEVDIIRERGKAEAEAMAKKAEAFKLYNDAAMTQMIIEKLPEIAKSVAEPLSKTEKIVIVDSGNGEGKGAAKVTGYVTDIMSQLPATVEALTGVNIMNLLNNKIENKEPKKEEK; this comes from the coding sequence ATGTTTGACTTGAATTCATTATTTATTCCGGGGATTATTGTGGGGGTCATTTTATTATTGATCCTAAGTGTGTTCTCAATGTGGAAGAGAGTTCCACAGGACAAAGCTTTAGTTGTTACTGGACTTAGAAAAAGGGTTATCACTGGTGGTGGTGGATTTGTTATTCCACTACTTGAAAGAACAGACAGAATTTCACTTGAAAATATGCAAATTGAAACTAGAATTGATGGCGCATTAACTAGCCAAGGTGTTGGAATAGTTGCAGATGGTGTTGCTATTGTTAAGGTAAAATCAGATACAGAATCAATTTTGTCAGCAGCAGAGCAATTTAATACCTCTAATGGTCTTCAGCATACAATACAAGTTATTGAGCACACTACTAAAAACGTGCTTGAAGGTAAGCTAAGAGAAATTGTTTCAAAGATGACAGTTGAAGAAATATATAAAGATAGAGAAAAATTTGCTTCTCACGTGCAAGAAGTTGCTGCATTAGACCTTGCACAAATGGGACTTGAGCTTAAGGTTTTAACTATAAAAGACATATCAGATAGAAACGGATATTTAGAAGCACTCGGAAAGCCAAGAATTGCAGCAGTTAAGAGAGATGCCTTAATAGCAGAAGCAGAAGCTGCTAAGGAAACTAAGATTAAAACAGCAGAGGCGGTAAGACTTGGAGAGGCTGCTAAGATTTTATCAGAAACTCAAATCGCTGAATCGAACAAGGAAAAAGAATTAAAGGTTCAAGCTTATAGAAAAGATCAGGAAATAGCTAAGGCTACCTCCGACCTTGCTTACGAAATTGAGTCTAATAAGGTTAAAAAAGAAGTTACTGAAACCCAAATGCAGGTTGAAATAACTAGAAAGCAAAGAGAAAAAGAACTTGCAGATGCTGCAGTACAAGTTGAAATCACAAAGAAGGAAAGAGAAATTGAACTTGCTGAAAAAGAAGCGTTAAGAAAAGAAAGAGAACTTGAAGCTACTGTTAAAAAGCAAGCAGAAGCAGACAAGTATAGACAAGTTCAAGTTGCTGACTCAGTTAGATATAAGGAGATTGCTGATGCAGAAGCAAGAGCAAAATCTATTGAATTAGAAGGTAAGGCTAAGGCTGATGCTTTAAGACTTCAAGGTATGGCAGAAGTTGATATTATAAGAGAAAGAGGTAAGGCAGAAGCTGAGGCAATGGCTAAGAAGGCAGAAGCATTTAAGCTGTATAACGATGCTGCTATGACTCAAATGATTATTGAAAAGCTTCCTGAAATAGCTAAGTCTGTTGCAGAGCCACTTTCAAAGACTGAAAAGATTGTTATTGTTGACAGTGGAAATGGTGAAGGCAAAGGTGCTGCAAAGGTTACAGGCTACGTTACTGATATTATGTCACAGCTTCCTGCAACTGTTGAAGCTTTAACTGGTGTTAATATAATGAACCTTTTAAATAATAAGATTGAAAACAAAGAGCCAAAGAAGGAAGAAAAGTAA